In Eremothecium gossypii ATCC 10895 chromosome IV, complete sequence, the genomic stretch TTGCACCATCTTTAGAGACCCGCCATTCCCGTTCCGCGAGTATCGTGGCTGCGATATCATGCTCCAAGGGTGTGTAGGCGTAGTAGTAAACGTAGAAGAGCGTGAAGGTTTCCAAGACCCTAAATTTACTATATGTGCTGATTCTCAAATCTTGGTCTTCCTGGTCTTCCACTGTTTTTTCGTCTACTAAACCTATCCGTACCGAGTCCCATTGCTCGGTGCACCTAGTCGCGTCCAACGGTTGGGGCGGATTGACGCCTCTCGGGAGCTCAAATAATCTGGTTACACGACATATATCTGGAAAGTTCCGAAATCCACCTAGCTTACCATCGGGAGGATGTAAATCGTGTGATGTTATCAATGAACCCATTATCATGTCCTGTATCCCACAAGGCAATTTCAATAAGTCAAAGTTCTGACATAATTCCGTGAACAATTGGTTACTTACGCTGCCCCGCCTCTCATATTCCTCCACGTCTAATTGGATCGGCATAGGCTCCTCAGGTAATTCGTCATCGGTCGAATCCGATTCGTAATTATCAGCCACTAACTCTAGGCCTGGCATTTCCTGCTTCTTCAAAGCGTCCAGATGTGTACTCTTAATAGCAGAATTCCCAACCTTCGGGATGTCCTTATTATCACCTGATAAATGGCCCCGATCTTCGGCATGCGTGCTGTACACGGTATCACTCCGGTTGGAACTAGAATGGGCGTCTGTCAGCTGGGAAGTCGAGCTCATATCCATAGTTGCTCTTGGTGATGAAGCGCCCTGTGTCTTCATGGCCATCAGAGACGCCGATTTTTCCCTCTTTTCCTTCTCTAGCGCCtgtgcagcagcgacgGCCCACTTCAACTCACCTGCTGGTTTAGCAGGGACTGTCGCTGGTTTTAGAGTGCTTGTGGTCACGCCGTTTAGTGTTTGATGTATATGGGTATGCCCCTGATGTTCTGGGGAGATGTGGGTTAGCTGCCGTGGCTTGGCCAGCGGTGTCTGTGGCTTAGACGACTGTGTGTGGGTTGCAATGGTATTGGCTGTGGATGGTATGCTAGATGACGGTGTGGACGTCGGGGACGGAGACTGGCTGGACGCCGGCGTCGGGGGATCGTCTTCTTTCGGTACCACGGATGACGAGGCCAGGTCCTGTACTTCGTCCGTGGGCTCGTGATCCAGTGCGGAGCTTGGTGCAGAAGTCACAGGCGTCGAAGATATGCTGTCTAGGCTGCCCTTCGCAGCCAGCTTGGCAGCTCGCTTTGCCTCGCGTTCAAGACGCCGCTGCTCCTTCTTCGACAAGCATGACATATCACGCTGCTCGTCGTCCGATTCCTCATTTGCCTGCGCAGCAAACGATGCTGCAACCTCGTGCGCAATAGCCTCGTTCGCATCCAAGTTCAACGAGTCATATATTGTCTCATCCTCTACAAAGTCCGGCTCCTGGTTCGATTCGATAAAGTACGTAATGTCGTCCTGGATGTCGCGCACGGCCTGCGGATCAAGCTCCTCGTTCGCCAAAAGGCGAAGCGCCAACTCCATTTGCTGCTGGTGCCACCTGTAACGCACCTGTAGCTGTCGCAACTCCAGCTTCCGCTCCTCCTGCGCCGTGCCGCGGCGCTTGCGCCCACCTATCAGCCGGTCCATGTCTACCTGCAACTGCTCGTACTGCCGTTCCAATTCGTCAATCTTCTCCGAAAGGTAATCTGATACTTCTCgccgctcgcgctcctcAGGATCAAGCACCTCTGACCGCTTCAAGCTCGTGTTCGAGTACGCCTTCTCCTTCGACGCCTTCTCCACCGCCTTGTACTTCTCCATCGCTACCTCCACTGATCGTCTATAGTCCAGCAACGCATCCTTATCTTTCACCTCGGGCGCGCTCTGCCATGTCTTAATCTGTTCCCGGAGCCTCTGCAACTTCTTGACCTCCCGCTTGAGGTCCCCTTCCAACTTGTCCTTCTGCGAAGGATTGTTCGTACAGTTCTCATGTCGCTCATAGTATGTGTTGAATATCTCTAGACCCTCGTTGATCTTTTTAAACACCCTCTCAATCTCCTGTTGGAGCTTCCGATGTGCCATTTGTCCTGATTGTGTAAAAAGCTTCGCCTTATCGACCCAACCTGCGCTAAACGCTCCTGAGGTGATCTAGTTATCTTAATTGGCCGCCACGATCCCGTAACGAGACTACTTAGCACTTAGTAGACTTATAGAAACAGTCAATATTAACACAAGACTTGGGCATTTCTTAATattgaaaaattttcctTATGATGGTAGGCTTTTCTGGGAAGAAACTTCATATTGGCTTGCTAAGCACAAAGATAGAAGCCAAGACAGAAACACTGTGGTGTATGCCCCTCCAGGTGATGCCATCACGTGGGAAGACAAGGCGGCAAGAGCATGACGAAGGCGTCAGCGAGTTCTCAGGACAAGCAGTAAGCCAACAAGATGGTGGATGATGATGAGTACAGCGATGACGATCACCGCTGGGCGAAAAACGGTAGATAAAGAAACGGCAACGAACTGAGGCGCGGGAATGGAGCGGGAAGCGAGACGCAGGGGATGGGCGCGGGGTATGGCGGCACGGATGACCGGGGCCAGGTCAGCGGCAGGGGGCCAGGCCGGCCAGACCGGCTGTGGGACGATCAGCGCGGGCAGGGGCAGGACGGAGGGGCGCGAGGAGTCGATGCGAGCGAGCAGCGGGGCCAGTTTGCGGTGGAGGTGgtctgcggcggcgcccaGCGCTGCGGCGTGCGCGTCGCGCAGGGCAGGGCGCAGGCGGGTTTCGAGGGCGGCGTGGAGGTTGGCCACGACGTCTGCGGCATCCGCGGGCTGGGCTCTGTGGtgcaggcgctgcgcgTGCGGCAGCGTCGCGACGGCGAGCTGCCAGTCCGTGAGGGCGACGAAAAGCAGGAACCACAGGAGGGCCCCGCCGTGCGCACCGCACCAGAGAGCCCACgtgctggcgcggcgccaggcgcgcggcgccAGGTCCCGCATTGGCCGCAGTGCGCAGTATACGAAGGGGTGCTCGTGTGCGGCGGCCAGCGCGCGTATGGCGGCGTGCCGCCAGGCAGTGAGCGCGACGCCGGTGCACGGCGGCTCATGGGC encodes the following:
- the NOT3 gene encoding CCR4-NOT core subunit NOT3 (Syntenic homolog of Saccharomyces cerevisiae YIL038C (NOT3)) — encoded protein: MAHRKLQQEIERVFKKINEGLEIFNTYYERHENCTNNPSQKDKLEGDLKREVKKLQRLREQIKTWQSAPEVKDKDALLDYRRSVEVAMEKYKAVEKASKEKAYSNTSLKRSEVLDPEERERREVSDYLSEKIDELERQYEQLQVDMDRLIGGRKRRGTAQEERKLELRQLQVRYRWHQQQMELALRLLANEELDPQAVRDIQDDITYFIESNQEPDFVEDETIYDSLNLDANEAIAHEVAASFAAQANEESDDEQRDMSCLSKKEQRRLEREAKRAAKLAAKGSLDSISSTPVTSAPSSALDHEPTDEVQDLASSSVVPKEDDPPTPASSQSPSPTSTPSSSIPSTANTIATHTQSSKPQTPLAKPRQLTHISPEHQGHTHIHQTLNGVTTSTLKPATVPAKPAGELKWAVAAAQALEKEKREKSASLMAMKTQGASSPRATMDMSSTSQLTDAHSSSNRSDTVYSTHAEDRGHLSGDNKDIPKVGNSAIKSTHLDALKKQEMPGLELVADNYESDSTDDELPEEPMPIQLDVEEYERRGSVSNQLFTELCQNFDLLKLPCGIQDMIMGSLITSHDLHPPDGKLGGFRNFPDICRVTRLFELPRGVNPPQPLDATRCTEQWDSVRIGLVDEKTVEDQEDQDLRISTYSKFRVLETFTLFYVYYYAYTPLEHDIAATILAEREWRVSKDGATWFLREGQPKFTNELCEVADFKIFKLDDWTAINKMNFTLDYSILKDSQKPTAAGSGTAGSTPSRHGSLSHGQTLLQQLRRGSSAMKVEPSH